In the Longimicrobiaceae bacterium genome, TCGGGTCCGGTCGCGCCGGGGATCACCACCCCCGTCAGGTCGATTCCCGCCGCGGTGGCGGCGGCCGTCTCTTCTATCGGCATCGTGTTTCCCTCTCCGTCCGGTGAGTACGTGTGCCCGCGATCCGCCCCTCGCGGGCGGATGGCGGCGTGGCGCGCGGCCCCGGCGGCGAGCGCGCGCGGGTCACGGGAGATGAGCTGCGGACGGTCGATGCGATGCGCACGGCACCTGATCGGGAGGGATGACGGCCGATGCGAAACGATGCCGGCGGCCGCCTCCGCGCGTGTCCCGGAGAGCGGCCGCCGCGCACGCCGGACGGCCCCCGGCGTACGTTTCGTACGATAGTGCGGCATCGCCCGCGAAGTCCAGCAAACCTTTGTGGCTACGCTGTTTAGTCGCGAAATGGAAGGGGCCGGACACGGGAGATGCACGGCATCGTCACGACGTGCGACGAGGCTCCGTCGCAGCGCCGGCGGACGGGCGCGCGCGCTCACTCCACCGGCTGCCCCGCGCGGCCGTCCGCGATGGGCTCGCCCGCCCACGCGGTGCGGATGCGGGAGGCGTCGGCGCCACCGGCGGCAACCGTGATGAACGCCGCTTTCTCCATCAGCCCCGTCTCCAGGATCTCCACCCGCCAGCGCGGATCGTCTTCGAAGACGGAGAGATGGCGCGGGTTGAGGTAGATGATGCGCGCGCGGGCCGGGTCGGCGTTCGTCTCCAGCAACCGCCCGGCGAAGGCGGCCACCGTGTCTGCTCCGAACGGGTTGTACAGGTAGAAGAGCGTCCCGTCCGCCGGGAGATGCTGGACGGCGTCGCCGCCCACGACGCGAGCTGTGGCGCGGCGGCGGAGGCGGCGCGCGGCGCGCTCGGCGACGGGCTCCACCAGCTCCAGGCCGACGACGCGGTTCCGCGGGTGCCTGCCCAGCCAGAAGTTCAGCACGCGCCCCTTGCCGCAGCCCACGTCCACCAGCACGTCGCGGGGGTGCACGGACAGGCGCGGGTCGCGGAAGAGGCGGGCGAGCGTGTCGTAGTGCGTGCTCTGCACCTGCACGGCGCCGCGGTCCGCGAACGGGTTCGGCACGCTCCCGCCGCACCACCCGCCCCAGCGGAGGTCGCGCGCCAGCTCCACGACGGGCCGCACGCCCATCCACTCCTCGCGCGCCCGGAACGCCCAGCGCTGCACCCGCGTCCGCGGCCGCGCCGCGTGCTTCAGGCGCACCAGCGCCGCCGCGATCCGCCAGCCCGCATCTCTAGTCTCCGCCACCTCTACCTCCTCTCCGGCCCGCGATCCCACACCATCCCAATCCGCATATCCGCCGAAGCGCCGCCGATCCGCGCATCGCCTGTCCCGCCTCGACGCCATCTACACGTCGAGCACCATCGATCGACATCGCCCACCGTTTTTCATCGGTAGATCGACATCCACCGATCCGCCCGGCCGGACCCCATCCCTCGCCTCCCGGCAGCAGGAAGAGCGATGAGCGCTGCTGCATCTACCGACAAACCGCGGTGGCCGTTGATCCGGGGCGGACGAGCCAAAGCGTATGCAGAGAGGCGGATGCCATGAATCGCACCCCTATGCGTCGGGAGATTCCCGGGTCTTCCGGC is a window encoding:
- a CDS encoding methyltransferase domain-containing protein, with amino-acid sequence MAETRDAGWRIAAALVRLKHAARPRTRVQRWAFRAREEWMGVRPVVELARDLRWGGWCGGSVPNPFADRGAVQVQSTHYDTLARLFRDPRLSVHPRDVLVDVGCGKGRVLNFWLGRHPRNRVVGLELVEPVAERAARRLRRRATARVVGGDAVQHLPADGTLFYLYNPFGADTVAAFAGRLLETNADPARARIIYLNPRHLSVFEDDPRWRVEILETGLMEKAAFITVAAGGADASRIRTAWAGEPIADGRAGQPVE